One Leucobacter muris DNA segment encodes these proteins:
- a CDS encoding winged helix-turn-helix domain-containing protein — MNATTAQAARTAQTLRSARPDLAAELPSQASPERNVPEGTEVRGFALYVGLADDKIADGDPKLGAIVTRIKQLVAELAPAAETYAAVALAPEGTGGRDVDVVRLALGDPAAHARQKQHEAETDDRVAGGVVLDLSRKRVLLDNVPAALTFREFELLQYLVLREGRTISREELITGLWSDAPADEVPSERTIDVHVRRLRVKLAQYQDIVRTVRGTGYRFDRHADVSILHTAAPSPDVF; from the coding sequence GCCCGCACCGCCCAGACCCTCCGCTCGGCCCGCCCCGATCTCGCCGCCGAGCTCCCGTCTCAGGCCTCCCCCGAGCGCAACGTGCCCGAGGGCACCGAGGTGCGCGGCTTCGCCCTCTACGTGGGGCTCGCCGACGACAAGATCGCCGACGGCGACCCCAAGCTCGGCGCCATCGTCACCCGCATCAAGCAGCTCGTCGCCGAGCTCGCCCCCGCGGCCGAGACCTACGCCGCCGTGGCGCTCGCACCCGAGGGCACCGGCGGCCGCGACGTCGACGTGGTGCGGCTCGCACTCGGCGATCCTGCCGCGCACGCCCGCCAGAAGCAGCACGAGGCCGAGACCGACGACCGCGTCGCCGGCGGCGTGGTGCTCGACCTCTCCCGCAAGCGCGTGCTGCTCGACAACGTGCCCGCCGCCCTCACCTTCCGCGAGTTCGAGCTGCTGCAGTACCTCGTGCTGCGCGAGGGCCGCACCATCAGCCGCGAAGAGCTCATCACCGGCCTGTGGAGCGACGCCCCCGCCGACGAGGTGCCGAGCGAGCGCACCATCGACGTGCACGTGCGCCGCCTGCGCGTGAAGCTCGCCCAGTACCAGGACATCGTGCGCACGGTGCGCGGCACGGGGTACCGCTTCGACCGCCACGCCGACGTCTCGATCCTGCACACCGCCGCGCCGAGCCCCGACGTGTTCTGA
- a CDS encoding DUF4870 domain-containing protein — protein sequence MPPQQPQYQAPQQPQYQAPPAGGQAPPPGGYQQPPAGYQQPVADPANTITLNYWLSVFFTWIPALIFYLTEKDKGNPRALAFHRDNLNFSLLRTGIYVIVLIGSFIPYLNFIIVPVAWIAQVVFFVFHIIAAVKAPEAYRTGNAKAFAFNLDLVK from the coding sequence GTGCCGCCGCAGCAGCCCCAGTACCAGGCTCCCCAGCAGCCGCAGTACCAGGCGCCGCCCGCCGGCGGTCAGGCCCCGCCCCCCGGCGGCTACCAGCAGCCGCCCGCGGGCTACCAGCAGCCCGTCGCCGATCCGGCCAACACGATCACCCTGAACTACTGGCTCTCGGTGTTCTTCACCTGGATCCCGGCGCTGATCTTCTACCTCACCGAGAAGGACAAGGGCAACCCGCGCGCCCTCGCGTTCCACCGCGACAACCTCAACTTCTCGCTGCTGCGCACGGGCATCTACGTGATCGTCCTGATCGGCAGCTTCATCCCCTACCTGAACTTCATCATCGTTCCGGTGGCGTGGATCGCGCAGGTCGTGTTCTTCGTGTTCCACATCATCGCCGCGGTCAAGGCGCCCGAGGCGTACCGCACCGGCAATGCGAAGGCGTTCGCCTTCAACCTCGACCTCGTCAAGTAA